Proteins encoded within one genomic window of Glycine soja cultivar W05 chromosome 1, ASM419377v2, whole genome shotgun sequence:
- the LOC114368588 gene encoding copper transporter 2-like, with the protein MEMHPGDDMPMSNGRDHNSMKMHMSLYWGKDAIVLFSGWPKHSVGHYILAILFVFFLAIIAEVVSNKPNIKRGTNPIIGGLAQATFYVFRISLLYLVMLAVMSFNLGIFIAAVAGHTLGFFLAKSRALALANREQESSSDAQKV; encoded by the coding sequence ATGGAAATGCATCCAGGAGATGACATGCCAATGTCTAATGGAAGAGATCATAATAGCATGAAGATGCACATGAGCCTCTATTGGGGCAAAGATGCCATAGTACTTTTCTCTGGGTGGCCTAAGCACAGTGTTGGCCACTACATCTTGGCCATCTTGTTTGTGTTTTTCCTTGCAATCATTGCCGAGGTTGTCTCCAACAAACCCAACATCAAGCGTGGGACTAATCCTATAATAGGAGGGTTGGCTCAAGCAACCTTCTATGTCTTCCGCATAAGCTTACTTTACTTGGTCATGCTTGCTGTCATGTCCTTCAATTTGGGAATCTTCATAGCTGCTGTAGCTGGCCACACCTTGGGCTTCTTCCTTGCCAAGTCTCGTGCTTTAGCTCTTGCCAATAGAGAACAAGAGTCCTCCTCGGATGCTCAAAAAGTTTGA